CCGCAAGGAACTGTTCCCGGAGCCGGCCTACACCAGCGACGAGTCGCGGCGGACGTATGAGGCGGTGTTCGACCGCGCGGACGAGACGCTCGCGACGGGCGAGTCGGTGGTCCTCGACGGCACCTTCCGGCGCTCGCGGCGCCGCGAGCGTGCTCGCTCGCTCGCGCGCGGACACGACGCGCCGTTCCGACTGCTCAAGGTGGCCTGCGACGAGGCGGTCGCGAAAGCCCGGATCCGCTCGCGGGAGGGCGACGCCTCCGACGCCGACGTGGAGGTGTACGACATCCTCCGCGAGGAGTTCGAACCGATCGACGACCCGCTCGTGGTCGACAACAGCGGCGACCTCGACGGCACGCTCGCACGCGTCCGCGATCTGTTCTGAGTCGCTGTGACTACTGAGTCGCTGTGACTACTGAGTCGCTGTGACTACTGAGTCGCTGTGACTACTGAGTCGCTGTGACTACTGAGTCGCTGTGACTACTGAGTCGCTGTGACTACTGAGTCGCTGTGACGAGCCTGACCTGCTGTGACTCGCGCCGGTGAGCGCCCCAGCCACGGCCTCTTCCTCCCCGGATACGGCGAGACCGAAGGCTTTTGCTCGGCGCCCGGTTCGATTTCCCCGATGAGAACACGCGCGGTCGAGTTGGTCCTCGTCGGCGTCCTCCTGTTCGGACTCACGGTCGCCGGGAGCGCGCTCGTGGCGCCGGACCGCTCGACGCCCGCCGCCACCGACGGCACCCAGCGGACGACGCTCGTCGGGTCACAGGGCGGCGGTCCGGGGTGGCACCAGTACGGGAGCGTCTACCTCCTGAATGGCTCCGAGGAGGAGTGGCGCGAGGCCTCCGCCGACAGCTACTTCGACGTCCAACGGCTCCCC
The DNA window shown above is from Halobaculum marinum and carries:
- a CDS encoding AAA family ATPase, which produces MSDTARLVVVCGLPGAGKTTVAEAVAERLDATLLRTDVVRKELFPEPAYTSDESRRTYEAVFDRADETLATGESVVLDGTFRRSRRRERARSLARGHDAPFRLLKVACDEAVAKARIRSREGDASDADVEVYDILREEFEPIDDPLVVDNSGDLDGTLARVRDLF